A window of Macaca mulatta isolate MMU2019108-1 chromosome 7, T2T-MMU8v2.0, whole genome shotgun sequence genomic DNA:
tattggtTATTTTTAGGTTCTTTATAAGAAAGATGGAGGGTGACAGTGGGTAGGGAAGAATGGGTTTGAAAAAGGCAGGCAAATAGGAAACGAAGTTATTTTTGGTGACTTCTCTAAGGTAGTTGGATAATCTAAATAAAAGACTTTATTAATTTTGGGTCTTTGAATtcataaaaagtaattttctctGTAGATGCTAATTGAGTGTGGTAAGATGTCTTGTTGCTTGAAAGTTGTATTTTCGTTGCTCTACCTGGAGAGCGTATAACAGTGCTTTTATGTTTCAGGATGCCACTGGAGTCATCCTCTTCAATGCCGCTATCCTTCCCATCTCTCTTACCCTCAGTACCACACAATACTAACCCTTCCCCTCCTCCGATGTCTTACATCACCTCCCAGGAGATGAAGTGTATTCTTCACTGGTTTGCCAGTTGGTCAGGTCCCCAGCGTGAACGTTTCCTAGAGGACCTGGTAGCTAAGGCAGTGCCAGAAAAATTACAGCCATTGCTGGATAGTCTGGAGCAGCTTAGTGTGTCTGGGGCAGACCGACCACCTTCTATCTTTGAGTGTCAGCTACATCTTTGGGATCAGTGGTTTCGAGGCTGGGCTGAGCAGGAGCGCAATGAATTTGTCAGACAGCTGGAGTTCAGTGAGCCAGACTTCGTGGCAAAGTTTTACCAAGCAGTGGCTGCTACAGCTGGTAAGGACTGATAGGCATTCAGACCAAAGAAGATAACCATAGCTGATGGAGCCAAGGCCATGACTCTCTACAATGATAATTCAAATGTGTCATCTAAAGCTCTGGAACTGGTATTCAGACCAGCTGACTGAACTCACTGACCAGCATAGGCATGGTTATTTCAACAGTAATAGCATGTCAACTGGACTCCTATTTGTAAATATTATCAATCTAAGCAATCCCGCTTATCAGTCTACTAGTTTGCTTCTTTCCAAGAGATGTCAAATCCTCAAGAATTTGATGGCTTCTTCTGCAGCTATAACCAAAAAGAACCTACACATTATAACTCAGGCCCACTGCTGGCTCATGAAGTGTGTAAAGTAGAGCCCTCCTTCCCCAGAAATAAGACAGGACAATAAAAGGTGGCATTTTTATAATTTACCTGGATTCCATTGGCTGGTTTTACCACTCCTATCAGATTCTAGTGTAATTGTGTGATACCCAAACCATTAGTTTTCCCAGTgatgatttaataaaattatgaaaaatcagGAGAGGGAGATAATTAGTTGCTGCTTTCTCCACACTGAATCCAAAtcacaatgacttttttttttttttttaagagatgagttGTCGCTcaagtttggagtgcagtggcatgatcatcagTGAGTGTGagatcactgtaacctcaaattctaggctcaagtaatctttctgcctcagtctcctgagtattcAGGACTACAGCCACGCaccacaatatttttaaattattttgtagatatgggggtcttgctacgttttctagtctggtcttgaattgctggcctcaagcaatccattctccccttggcctcccaaaatgctgggattacaggcatgaaccatcatacCTGGCCTTTTTCTAAGGCATATGCATGTGATA
This region includes:
- the C7H14orf119 gene encoding uncharacterized protein C14orf119 homolog; this encodes MPLESSSSMPLSFPSLLPSVPHNTNPSPPPMSYITSQEMKCILHWFASWSGPQRERFLEDLVAKAVPEKLQPLLDSLEQLSVSGADRPPSIFECQLHLWDQWFRGWAEQERNEFVRQLEFSEPDFVAKFYQAVAATAGKD